Proteins encoded in a region of the Vibrio sp. CB1-14 genome:
- a CDS encoding glycosyltransferase family 61 protein, with product MKRIENYPLRCSEYKNATLIATQVDRVNKTFSGGIYDRHGNIITDSLRQDPSYTGVPAFPQEITRTVQDHYVESITNKIKGQYLYLGAYTYHYGHFLLESLSRIWAAQEKTNYTGFVFSEFVIQSEQLKSFTEVFLSRAGVDPTKTLIIKENTKFESLHIPTPLFYIGNKAHREYINTFKRISNPLKNGTLRVYLSRSNLQKRKRMVVNEKAIEQAFIEHGFIIVHPEKLSVEQQLTLYRSCHTLASLDGSALHNGVFLPRKSRIINICTSRYPNRLNTNQSICNQLNDLKCELIPFQGEVIDLEKQVTRFDIPTIKRWLRKNM from the coding sequence ATGAAACGAATAGAAAACTATCCACTACGATGTTCAGAGTATAAGAATGCCACATTGATTGCGACACAGGTTGACAGGGTAAATAAAACTTTTTCTGGTGGTATCTATGACCGCCATGGAAATATAATAACAGATAGCTTAAGACAAGACCCATCCTATACTGGAGTACCAGCATTCCCTCAAGAAATAACACGCACTGTTCAGGATCACTATGTAGAATCAATCACAAATAAAATAAAGGGGCAATATTTATATTTGGGTGCGTATACTTATCACTACGGTCATTTTTTACTGGAGTCATTATCTCGTATATGGGCGGCACAAGAGAAAACCAACTACACTGGATTTGTTTTTAGTGAATTTGTGATACAGTCAGAACAATTAAAATCCTTTACTGAAGTATTTTTATCTAGAGCTGGTGTAGATCCAACAAAGACTCTGATTATCAAGGAGAACACTAAGTTTGAATCACTTCACATTCCAACGCCATTGTTTTATATAGGCAATAAGGCTCACCGCGAATACATTAACACTTTCAAACGCATATCAAACCCACTTAAAAATGGTACACTAAGAGTATACTTATCTCGCTCTAATCTGCAGAAAAGAAAAAGAATGGTTGTTAATGAAAAAGCGATTGAACAAGCTTTCATTGAACACGGCTTTATCATTGTTCATCCAGAAAAACTCAGTGTTGAACAACAGTTAACGCTCTACAGAAGTTGTCATACTCTTGCAAGCCTAGACGGCTCAGCTCTTCACAACGGCGTGTTTCTACCAAGAAAATCTCGCATAATAAATATTTGTACCAGTCGTTATCCCAATAGACTAAACACAAACCAATCAATCTGTAACCAGCTTAATGACCTAAAGTGTGAACTCATCCCATTTCAAGGAGAGGTGATTGACCTAGAGAAGCAGGTTACACGTTTCGATATTCCAACCATAAAGCGCTGGTTGAGAAAAAACATGTAA
- a CDS encoding S8 family serine peptidase, with amino-acid sequence MKHAARHFIAASVFAAFIAGASDIDSQNINATETTSLPNPEVLLKQKTFRGPYSSDVHINNISLEEAKVIRCKGTGCEQNELLVKLKPQRQVQMMSQFSAQSHSALSSPLSSKIAGIHVEPLFETPVATVAPMRMATPAQQQLAKAKAQLPLWQKVKVSTNVDYEDVVKQLRADPTIDVIEEPQVRTVTNNPSLLSQSITTAQQLSDAVNSSDPDVAQQWHLNATNTPEAWQWLKDNGYDQHGSRDTVVAVIDSGVDYNHEDLAINMWVNHGEIPNDGIDNDNNGIIDDVHGASFVGSQWDHNGDPSDDHGHGTHVAGIIAAKKDNHLGGVGIAPNVKIMAVKAAQYSGILTSTDIAEAIEYAAAHGADVINMSFGGQGYSQAEEDALAVAFSSSVLIAAAGNDGKPNDPLCGIPYSRNYPAAYPWVLGVQAQMPAPAINGDNLARFSSFDCIAKDSVEYELMAPGVDIYSTLPQNGYAAWDGTSMAAPVVSGIAALLRTRFNDKAIHSSRFIMGQLGATGPKLQGVTYDPKKPPTMSHSADALAALVNTPKPSLNYLEHYLWDGGNDVQGFQGKGNSNGHIDAGETIDLAVVIRNQWGQSDNTTVTLSAEDNGAVGADPYITWVTDTVNYESVGTFGNDDNGLIYDEDGVVTGVSQPFTFKVADNTPNNHIINFKVYINSQNGLDNQDTTNYQSSSVFQIQVNRGIHLPSILDSDAPGSDGGLLDTDGVVDGVITLSDQALYIIDKPVLVAKDTTLKLGEGVHVQFWGSQPDDTYAQFRNAYLQVEGSLIAEGSVENPVVMAPSDLFPDRMVLLNADKSEAIKLSHIKISNNYTKLEDCMIHTSTFECPIYIEVDNAEFDSLYEGDYFYYEFRDGNWQHALTPKFNGMTVSTSRFKDLGYIPDYIDGLDKQTWGNAQLPAIINSSLIENSAIQNSYIGYSLSYGNLPIGSHNTFLGNLKKTPNNGRKTSVLFSPFREGFQEFKNNAFLNRYWDPKPDHWLQIHTSEKNGDPIEEDWSGNYWGTTSEFLIDTAVIDYSDDFNLNKAKVYPILETAPESAYPFVVDVQMLDADGNVKTEFGPEVMTWRVTFNRNMDTNTQPKAFFGPDYPYTDFSVAGDWVDARTWEGQARVSHVASDGYQYVRIQDAVAADNAWLKTGKDYARFRFGVSASGLEALTLQANAGEGFVNLSWSQDDFETLYGYNLYRSTEEDGQYQRIHQSLIESGTLAYRDENVEPGKKYYYQFKVVSAEGESEGSNIASATPIDTVKPVIQHTPITASGFGANILVQATVTDNIAVDTVTLYYRTIGDNQYQSSVMLNNQGNNYRATIVQSAVQAPGVEYYIEANDGYSSSFYGRSATPNVITVVDSPVVSLVTPKVGSAKGGTLLTLSGSNFKEGASIKVGEAICSSPTFISSYELQCTTTAHIAGTFDIFVTNADEKMGRLAGGFTYLSGDTSIGIADLSVTQGQFFEVPVRASNVNGLIALDLDVGFDSSKLRFEGIRKGSMISGWSVSTHQNNNTVTLTGATSQDNAVDGDGELVILEFTVIAKETSNSEVTISAAQLNGGAIATDSYNGQLTIIDGYMISGKTTTWMGVTLPRVTVALDDGTITAQSANSGLYSVGPVTDLGHNIKAMKSDQLGGITAYDAALMLAHISGESTLSGFALQAADLNGDNIVTAMEASTVLTYAAGLSSLPLNTAEAVWQFSPAQYNYAQVNTNLTEQNFTAYLLGDPSGNGASDVESQLMSVGLNASWYNRRVLQNGHIAVDLYLNRGAQGIDAQINFNPDQATLIAVETTALTQAWATTLNTNVAGKATIAMAGSSPLGTDGSVFTLIFEQNGASSSPLVMESLLKNEVPLEVQNMLLTPTTSDSDGDGVSDVWELLYGLNPFDASDATIDSDNDGLTNLEEYLLGTNPLSSDTDGDGIPDKFEVDNGLDPLDANDATLDADGDGVSNLNEYLAGTDPQEPNEPTKPIQSHRLLMLQDTNGDGGAEILVLNQSNLPTLELLLKEALDGSVLADKQLELGFTSSIQLIDLSDNHAKQVGLFGYIESLNRYSLVVMNPENSLTVVKRFNWPATVSNAELVVVPDLNKDGVTEYAIFGQHLLNKTNQLIVRDGESRKAMTTYKWVNNWSNPQVMALPDRNGDSVPEIALSGYHKRADKNQMVILDGATASKLEVYNWNPVWMAGEIKIIPDVNADGIDDIALFAKRKDDGRYQLAIKKGHTKSGMAGNVRWSSEFNSDSVTTVAIADRDANGLSEVGLFGFSEQNGQERYKLFINSYQDSQRLQNLSWPNHWYDPAVVEMNDVDDDGTPEITLIGINRNTEQLELSTKSGATGKLLSQVKVDTRLGDRQHMIMDVDGDGANDIVIQGYHLDTDSLEYLVIDGQSGKALQVHHSLN; translated from the coding sequence ATGAAACATGCTGCTCGGCATTTTATCGCTGCCAGTGTCTTTGCTGCTTTTATTGCAGGGGCAAGTGATATCGACAGTCAGAATATTAATGCGACTGAAACCACCAGCCTTCCTAACCCCGAGGTTCTTTTAAAACAAAAAACCTTCCGTGGGCCGTATTCTAGTGATGTTCATATCAACAATATCTCGCTTGAAGAAGCAAAAGTGATCCGCTGTAAAGGTACAGGCTGTGAGCAAAATGAGCTACTAGTCAAGCTCAAGCCACAACGTCAGGTTCAAATGATGAGCCAATTTAGTGCGCAAAGTCACTCAGCACTGTCTTCGCCACTCAGTAGTAAGATTGCTGGTATTCACGTTGAGCCACTATTTGAGACACCAGTCGCGACTGTTGCCCCTATGCGAATGGCAACCCCCGCCCAGCAGCAACTCGCCAAAGCGAAAGCGCAATTACCCTTATGGCAGAAGGTGAAAGTCTCCACCAACGTCGATTATGAAGACGTGGTGAAACAATTACGCGCAGACCCAACAATTGATGTGATTGAAGAGCCGCAAGTTCGAACCGTCACCAATAACCCAAGCTTGTTAAGTCAATCTATTACAACCGCACAACAGCTGAGTGATGCAGTAAACTCAAGCGACCCAGATGTTGCTCAGCAGTGGCACCTAAATGCCACAAATACTCCGGAGGCGTGGCAGTGGCTAAAAGACAATGGTTACGACCAGCACGGTAGCCGGGATACCGTGGTTGCCGTTATTGATAGTGGTGTCGATTACAACCATGAAGATCTTGCTATCAATATGTGGGTGAATCATGGCGAAATTCCAAATGACGGCATCGACAATGATAATAACGGGATTATCGACGATGTGCATGGTGCTTCTTTTGTTGGTAGTCAGTGGGATCATAACGGCGACCCTAGTGACGACCACGGGCACGGCACTCATGTCGCTGGCATTATTGCCGCTAAAAAAGACAACCACCTTGGCGGAGTAGGCATTGCGCCTAATGTCAAAATCATGGCGGTAAAAGCAGCGCAATACAGTGGCATTTTAACCTCTACGGATATTGCAGAAGCCATTGAGTACGCAGCAGCACACGGTGCGGATGTGATTAACATGTCATTTGGTGGCCAAGGGTACTCGCAAGCGGAAGAGGACGCCCTAGCCGTGGCTTTTTCTTCTTCGGTACTGATTGCGGCAGCAGGTAATGACGGTAAGCCAAATGATCCGCTTTGTGGTATTCCCTACTCCAGAAACTATCCAGCAGCCTACCCTTGGGTGCTGGGCGTACAAGCGCAAATGCCAGCACCTGCCATAAATGGCGATAACCTCGCTCGCTTTTCTAGCTTTGACTGCATCGCAAAAGACAGTGTGGAATATGAGTTAATGGCACCGGGCGTCGATATCTACTCGACCTTACCTCAAAATGGCTACGCTGCATGGGATGGAACTTCCATGGCTGCACCGGTAGTCTCTGGTATTGCCGCTCTGCTACGAACACGCTTTAATGACAAAGCGATTCATTCCTCTCGTTTTATTATGGGACAACTTGGCGCAACAGGCCCTAAATTACAGGGCGTCACTTATGATCCTAAAAAACCACCAACTATGTCCCACTCTGCGGACGCCTTAGCAGCATTGGTCAACACCCCTAAGCCAAGCTTAAATTACCTAGAGCACTACTTATGGGATGGCGGTAACGACGTTCAAGGGTTCCAAGGTAAGGGCAACAGTAATGGTCACATTGATGCGGGTGAAACCATTGATTTAGCAGTGGTGATTCGTAACCAATGGGGACAATCTGATAATACAACTGTGACGCTATCGGCTGAGGATAATGGCGCGGTAGGGGCAGATCCGTATATTACCTGGGTGACGGATACGGTCAACTACGAGTCTGTCGGTACCTTTGGTAATGACGATAATGGCCTAATTTATGATGAAGATGGTGTGGTTACTGGTGTTAGTCAACCTTTCACCTTTAAGGTGGCTGACAACACGCCTAACAATCATATTATTAACTTTAAGGTCTACATAAACTCGCAAAACGGTCTAGACAATCAAGATACAACCAATTATCAATCTAGTTCTGTTTTCCAAATTCAGGTAAACAGGGGAATCCACCTACCTTCGATTTTAGATTCTGATGCTCCTGGCAGCGATGGCGGCTTACTTGATACCGATGGCGTTGTGGATGGTGTGATTACCTTAAGTGACCAGGCACTTTATATCATTGATAAACCGGTTCTTGTTGCCAAAGACACCACCCTAAAGCTTGGTGAAGGAGTTCACGTTCAGTTTTGGGGAAGCCAACCTGACGATACCTACGCTCAGTTTAGAAATGCGTACCTACAAGTAGAAGGCTCTTTAATTGCTGAGGGAAGTGTTGAAAATCCAGTTGTGATGGCACCTTCAGATTTGTTTCCGGATCGGATGGTTCTACTAAATGCTGATAAAAGCGAAGCAATAAAGCTTTCACATATTAAGATATCAAATAATTACACAAAACTCGAAGACTGTATGATTCACACGAGTACATTTGAGTGCCCGATCTATATTGAAGTAGATAATGCAGAGTTTGATTCCTTGTATGAAGGTGACTATTTTTATTATGAATTCCGTGACGGCAATTGGCAGCATGCATTAACGCCTAAATTTAATGGAATGACAGTGAGCACCAGCCGCTTTAAGGACTTAGGTTACATACCTGATTACATTGATGGTTTAGATAAACAAACATGGGGAAATGCCCAACTTCCCGCTATCATCAATTCGAGCTTAATTGAAAACAGTGCTATACAAAACTCATACATAGGTTACAGCTTATCTTATGGGAATTTGCCTATAGGTAGCCATAATACTTTCTTAGGAAACCTCAAAAAAACGCCTAACAATGGCAGAAAAACATCCGTTCTTTTTAGTCCTTTCAGAGAGGGATTTCAGGAGTTCAAAAATAATGCTTTTCTCAATCGCTATTGGGATCCAAAACCCGATCATTGGTTGCAGATCCATACATCTGAGAAAAACGGAGACCCAATAGAAGAAGACTGGAGTGGCAACTACTGGGGCACCACCAGCGAGTTCCTAATCGATACTGCGGTAATTGACTACAGCGATGACTTTAATCTAAACAAAGCGAAAGTCTACCCTATTCTTGAAACTGCTCCAGAATCCGCTTATCCATTTGTTGTCGATGTGCAAATGCTGGATGCAGACGGCAATGTGAAAACAGAATTCGGTCCTGAGGTGATGACATGGCGCGTCACTTTCAACCGAAACATGGATACCAACACTCAACCTAAAGCCTTCTTTGGACCCGACTACCCGTATACCGACTTTTCAGTTGCGGGAGATTGGGTTGATGCCAGAACTTGGGAAGGGCAAGCACGAGTTTCTCACGTTGCTTCCGACGGCTATCAGTACGTTCGTATTCAAGATGCAGTTGCTGCCGATAACGCTTGGCTAAAAACGGGTAAAGATTACGCTCGATTCCGCTTTGGTGTGAGTGCCAGCGGGCTAGAGGCATTAACTCTACAAGCCAATGCAGGCGAAGGTTTTGTTAATTTAAGCTGGTCTCAAGACGACTTTGAAACTTTATACGGCTACAACCTTTACCGTTCAACGGAAGAGGATGGTCAGTATCAACGTATTCACCAATCATTGATTGAAAGTGGCACTTTGGCTTACCGTGATGAGAACGTTGAACCTGGCAAAAAGTACTATTACCAATTTAAAGTCGTTTCTGCCGAAGGGGAGTCTGAAGGCTCGAACATTGCTTCTGCAACACCTATTGATACGGTTAAACCCGTGATTCAACACACCCCAATCACCGCGAGTGGGTTTGGTGCCAATATTCTGGTGCAGGCAACCGTCACAGACAATATTGCTGTCGATACCGTGACCTTGTATTACCGCACTATCGGCGACAATCAATATCAAAGTTCGGTAATGCTGAATAATCAAGGAAATAACTACCGAGCGACGATTGTTCAATCAGCCGTACAAGCGCCAGGTGTGGAATATTATATTGAAGCAAATGACGGTTATAGCAGCAGTTTTTACGGCCGTAGCGCGACACCAAATGTCATTACAGTGGTCGATAGTCCGGTTGTAAGCCTAGTGACACCAAAAGTCGGCAGTGCGAAAGGCGGCACCCTGCTGACGCTTTCTGGCTCTAATTTTAAAGAAGGGGCGAGTATTAAAGTTGGTGAGGCTATTTGCTCTTCACCTACCTTTATCAGCAGTTATGAACTTCAATGTACCACTACGGCACACATCGCGGGCACCTTTGATATTTTTGTCACCAATGCAGACGAGAAAATGGGACGACTCGCAGGGGGCTTTACTTACCTCTCTGGTGATACTTCTATCGGTATCGCTGATTTGAGCGTAACTCAAGGGCAGTTCTTTGAAGTTCCGGTGCGAGCTTCTAACGTTAACGGCCTCATCGCTTTAGATCTTGATGTCGGCTTTGACTCGTCAAAACTTAGATTTGAAGGTATAAGAAAAGGCAGCATGATTTCAGGCTGGTCTGTCAGCACCCACCAGAACAACAATACTGTTACTTTGACTGGCGCAACCTCTCAAGACAACGCTGTCGATGGTGATGGAGAGTTAGTTATTCTTGAATTTACCGTTATTGCCAAAGAAACAAGCAACTCTGAAGTAACAATCAGCGCTGCACAGCTCAATGGCGGCGCTATCGCTACCGACTCCTATAATGGTCAATTGACCATTATCGATGGCTATATGATCTCTGGTAAAACCACAACCTGGATGGGCGTGACTCTGCCAAGAGTCACGGTGGCTTTAGATGATGGCACGATTACAGCGCAATCCGCCAATTCAGGTCTTTATTCGGTTGGGCCTGTCACTGATTTGGGTCATAACATCAAAGCGATGAAGTCAGACCAACTCGGTGGTATTACCGCCTACGATGCTGCACTCATGCTCGCACATATTTCTGGTGAATCTACCTTGAGTGGCTTTGCCCTGCAGGCGGCCGACCTAAATGGGGATAATATCGTAACTGCTATGGAGGCCAGCACGGTTCTCACCTATGCAGCTGGGCTATCGAGCTTACCACTCAACACCGCAGAGGCCGTGTGGCAATTCTCTCCTGCTCAGTATAATTACGCGCAAGTTAACACGAATTTAACTGAGCAAAACTTTACTGCTTATTTATTAGGTGACCCATCCGGTAATGGTGCAAGCGATGTGGAAAGTCAGTTAATGTCGGTTGGACTGAATGCTTCGTGGTATAACCGCCGGGTGTTGCAAAATGGCCATATCGCGGTGGACTTATATTTGAACCGCGGTGCGCAAGGCATTGACGCCCAGATTAACTTTAACCCCGATCAAGCTACTCTTATTGCAGTGGAAACCACAGCATTAACGCAAGCATGGGCTACCACATTGAACACAAATGTTGCTGGCAAGGCGACCATTGCAATGGCGGGCTCTTCACCATTAGGCACAGACGGCTCCGTGTTTACTCTAATTTTTGAGCAAAACGGCGCATCTTCCTCTCCATTGGTGATGGAAAGCCTGCTGAAAAATGAAGTGCCTTTAGAAGTTCAAAATATGCTACTTACCCCAACGACCAGCGATTCCGACGGTGATGGCGTAAGTGATGTCTGGGAACTTCTTTATGGCCTGAACCCGTTTGATGCCAGTGATGCGACCATTGATTCTGATAACGATGGTCTCACTAACCTAGAGGAATACCTTCTTGGTACTAACCCGCTCTCAAGCGATACCGATGGGGACGGCATACCGGACAAATTTGAGGTTGATAACGGCTTAGACCCATTAGATGCTAATGATGCCACGCTTGATGCCGACGGTGATGGTGTGAGTAACCTTAATGAATATTTAGCGGGTACTGACCCACAGGAACCAAATGAACCCACTAAACCAATTCAGTCACATAGACTTCTTATGTTGCAAGATACCAATGGTGATGGTGGTGCAGAGATACTGGTATTAAACCAATCTAACTTACCAACACTTGAGCTATTACTAAAAGAAGCTTTGGATGGAAGCGTACTTGCAGACAAGCAACTTGAATTGGGCTTTACTTCTTCTATTCAACTAATTGACCTTAGTGATAACCACGCTAAGCAAGTCGGATTGTTTGGCTACATAGAGTCATTGAATCGTTACTCATTGGTTGTGATGAACCCGGAGAATTCACTAACGGTGGTCAAGCGCTTTAACTGGCCAGCAACAGTGAGCAACGCCGAACTGGTGGTAGTTCCAGATCTGAATAAGGACGGAGTGACAGAATACGCTATTTTTGGCCAGCACCTGCTCAATAAGACCAACCAACTTATTGTGAGAGACGGCGAGTCAAGAAAGGCCATGACGACCTATAAGTGGGTGAACAACTGGAGCAATCCACAGGTTATGGCGTTACCAGATAGAAATGGTGACTCCGTTCCTGAAATTGCCCTTTCTGGTTACCATAAGCGAGCAGACAAAAACCAAATGGTCATTTTGGATGGAGCGACGGCAAGCAAACTGGAAGTGTACAACTGGAACCCAGTTTGGATGGCTGGTGAAATCAAGATCATTCCTGATGTCAACGCTGATGGCATCGATGATATCGCTTTGTTCGCTAAACGCAAGGACGACGGCCGTTACCAACTAGCAATAAAGAAAGGTCATACTAAATCCGGAATGGCTGGAAATGTCCGATGGAGCAGCGAATTCAACTCCGATTCGGTTACAACAGTAGCGATTGCAGATAGAGATGCTAACGGCCTAAGTGAAGTTGGTCTATTTGGCTTCTCTGAGCAGAATGGACAAGAACGTTACAAACTGTTCATCAACAGTTATCAAGACAGCCAGAGGCTACAAAACCTTTCTTGGCCAAACCATTGGTATGACCCTGCCGTGGTTGAAATGAACGATGTTGATGATGATGGCACTCCAGAGATCACTCTAATTGGTATTAACAGAAATACAGAGCAACTTGAACTCTCTACTAAGTCCGGTGCAACTGGTAAGCTGTTAAGTCAAGTTAAGGTTGATACTCGTCTAGGAGATAGACAGCACATGATTATGGATGTCGATGGCGATGGTGCAAATGATATCGTCATTCAAGGTTATCACTTAGATACCGACAGCTTAGAGTACCTTGTGATTGATGGACAAAGTGGTAAAGCCTTGCAAGTTCATCACTCACTTAACTAG